From Paenibacillus sp. PvR098:
ATTTCTGGAGCTGGTGGACACTTATTTGGCCAAAGCCATGGCCCCGCAAATCGCTGTGCATGGGGTTTGTGTCAATGTATCCGGCATTGGGGTTTTGCTTCGCGGTAAATCCGGCGTCGGCAAAAGCGAGACCGCTCATACGCTGATTCGACGCGGGCACCGGCTGGTGGCCGATGACATCGTGGTTTTGCAAAAAATCGGTCCAGAGACCATACTGGGAACCCATGATGGCAAAACGAGAGAGCTTCTAGCGCTTCGGAGCATCGGACTGATCAATGTTTCACGTCTTTACGGCAGGAAAGCGTTTCAGGATGAAACTCGTATTGTTCTTGATATCGAACTAACCAAATGGCAGGAGCATGCTTTGAATAATGAGCTGGAGCTGGAGCCGAAATTTACCGAGTATATGGACATTAAAATTCCGCATATTGAAATTCAACTTCAGCCCGGAAGAGATGTGGCGGGACTGGTGGAGGCGGCAGCCAATAACTGGTACCTCCGTCAACAGGGGTACAGCGCGGCGGAGGAATTCATTAAACGGCTGGAAAAAGGATAGGAAAGTTAAGTGTACCCAGAAAAAAACAGCTTCCAGGTTGTTCTCCTGGGAGCTGTTTTTTATTCTTACTTTTTATAGGTATTGACGAGGACCGGAAGCATCCTGGTATCGCGAACCATAGAGGAAGCGCAAATTGGGCAAGCGGGCTGCTCCTCGAAGGAGAAATCATCTCTCATCCAACAACTGCAATCTTCTTTGCTGCAGGTCCAAACCGCCGTTTCATCCTGTTGTGGAGGCTCAGAGCCCCGTTTGGAAAAATACATGATCGTTCCTCCTTAGTTTTTCGGGCTTGAACTGAAAAGAACTGCCCTGCAGGACAGTTCTCTATGAAGGGAATTCGTTTACACATATTTCACAAGTGAGGTTGCAGGATGGTCCTCGTTTCCTTTATTATAATATGAGATATAAAGTCATTTTATATACGAATATTTATTATATCATAAAAAAAGTGATGATAATAGAGGGTAGGACATCGTTGACAATGACTTTATAAGCAATTGCACGTCCATTTACGGATGCATAGGAGGTTATTATGCCAGCAGAAAACTATACACTGAATGTGTTCGATCCAAAATTAGAACCTTATTTGTTGGACTTATACAAGCAGCATCGAGAGCGTGCAGCGTCTATCGATTGGAGCTATCACGAATATATTCCCTGGGAGCAAGGCCGCAGCTTCAAAGAGCTGCCGTGGTCCATTGAGCAAAGGAAGCTGCCAGACCCCATCTACACAGCAGTGGAGACCTCGCTTTTGACAGAAGTAAATCTGCCTTTTTTCTACCACCATCTGGCGGTTACATTTAGGGGCTCTTTACAGGTACTGCAGGATTTTGTACACACTTGGGTTTCGGAGGAAGACCAGCACTCATCCTTATTAGAAACCTATTTGATCATTACAAGAAACGCAGATCCGAACGAACTGCACCGTTTGCGCAAAATGGTTGTTGAAGGCGGTTTCGTGCCTGATTTTGATACGGCTATGGAAACCATGGTCTATACGGCGGTTCAAGAGCTCGCAACGATGGTCTTTTATTATAATGTGGCCAAGGCGGCAAGCCCTTACGATAAGGATTTGGCTAGGCTTCTCCGAAGGATAGCTAAGGATGAGACACTTCATTTTGCTTTTTATCGCGATGTGGTGAAAGCCTATTTGGGCGTAGACCATAACTTTGTGTATTATATCCATAAGGCGATGACCAGCTTTGCCATGCCGGGCAAGCATATGCCCTTATTTAAGGACCGGATGGATACGATTGCCCAGGACGCGGGTTATGGCCCCGTAGCTTACTTCAATCAAGTGTTCGATCATTTGATCCAAGTGTGGGGGATCGATCAACTGCAGCCAAGCCGAAGCGATGCGGAGAGAGCCAGGCAGGATTTGCTGGGATATCACGTGAAATTGAAACGAATCAGCGAACGATTGGCGGCCAAAGGTTTTAATTAAGCTGGTAACACATGAAAAGACACCCTGATGACAGGGTGTCTTTTTTGAACGATCAGGGCAAAGCTTGTAGTGCTACCTTTTGATCCAGCCGGTTAATGCCTCCAAAGGCTCCTTATCGTCCGTCCCCCGGTTATACTGCTCTACCAGCTTATTCAGCCTTCCCGTCTGATAGCCATAATCGTACATAGCTCCTGCCACAACGAACAATCGCAGCTTACCTTCCCAATGCTCCACGTAGCGCTCCAACAGCACATTCATAAAGCTATCGTTTTCTTCCTCGAACAGGCAGCCCTCAGAGCTTTCGGGCTTCAGCTTATCGTCGAACTTCAGCAGCACGTGCTCATGATATTTAGTCAGACGTTCCATATGCTGATCGAAGGCTTGGTCGGTCTCCGCCGTGCGGGTAGCTGGAAAATAGTGCACTTCTACGGCATTCAATACTTCCATACCTTTATGTAGGGTATACAGCATCTGTTTGTAAATAACCAGATTGCGAGTCTGACTGTATTTTGCGCGCCGCAGTTTCTTCAGCTCTTCCTCAAACAGCTGATACTTGTCCGATAACGATTTCATGGCTTTTTCCAGCTCTTGTTTCTCATCGCGGAACACATTCTCCTTGATCTCATCGGAGATGGCGGTTCGCAGAAGAAGCGACATTTTCGTAAATACAGATTGAATTTGATTCAGGAACTGCTCTTTGGGCTTGGGCGGAAAAAACATGATATTGATCAATGAAGCCGAGCCGATTCCGATTAAGATAAGCAAGAACCGGTTGAGAGCGAAGTTCCACTGTCCTGAAGCCTCCATGACTGCGACGACGGTGACCAGGGTCAGCCCGATGGTTTCTTCCATTTTCATTTTTAAGCAAATCATGATGACCAGGATGCAGACGAGTCCGATAGCAATCGGCTCGCTGGAGAAGAACATCCCTGCCATTAGGGCTAGTGCCGCTCCGAGCGTATTGGTCTGGAGCTGCTCCAATAAGTGGCGCCATGACCGATAGATAGAGGGCTGCATGGCAAAAATAGCCGCTACTGCGGCAATGACCGAAGGTGTAATTTCAAACAGACCGCTAAGAAATAAAGATAGGGTAACGGCGATACCCGTTTTTAAGACTCGAGCGCCGAAGGCCACAGCAACCCCTCCAACAAGTAATGTACGTTCAAGATACTCTCCCATTTGAAGTTTATTCTGCCTTAACAAACTATGCTATACTGTAACCGGAAAGAATCGACTCGAAACTTTAAATGCTGACGGGGGACACCGTAATGGAACAAAGATTAAAGCTGATAAACCAATTCAAAGAATTGTTCTTACCCTATAAATTTGCACTAGATTATTTAAGCACGACGATCGAGCACATTAATGAAGAGGCCATGCACGTTTATGATTATAATCCCATCGAACATATCAAGACAAGATTGAAGTCGCCGGAGAGCGTCATAAGCAAGCTGCAGCGCAAAGGACTGCCGATTGAATTCGCCTCGGCCAAGCAGCATTTATCCGATATCGTAGGGGTTCGCATTATCTGTTCCTTTGTGAGCGATATTTATGATCTTTATGAGATCCTCCGATCTCGCCATGATATCAAGATTATAGAATGCAAGGATTATATAAAAAGTCCCAAGCCCAACGGATATCAAAGCCTGCATCTGATCGTCGAGGTTCCCATTCTGCTGTCGAAGGGGACCGAGCGCGTGCTTGCGGAGATTCAGCTTCGCACATTGGGGATGGATTTTTGGGCCAGCCTGGAACATAAAATATTTTATAAGTATAACAAGGATATTCCCGAGAGGCTGAAGCGTGAATTATATGAAGCCGCTAATATGACAGTGCAGCTGGATGCCAAAATGAAAGCCATCAGCGATGAAGTCGGACACTTGTCGTCACCGTATGCCATGCGCACGGTGTCCATGAAACAGAATGTGAACAGGGGATAGCGGCAAGCCGGCCGGGCACATCGTGCCTTAGGCCGGCTTGTTCTGCTGTGATGGAGAGTACAACCACCGGTGCAAAATATAAAACAGGCTGAGGGTTAAACAGCTTCCAAAGAGGACGTCGGAAGCATAATGAGCCCCGATCACGATCCGGCTGTAGGCGGTCAGAACTCCCCAGGCTATCGCAAAAGTCAGCACGGCAGCCCTCCAACGCTTTTGATGCAGCGGAACAAAGAATAGGAGGGACAGCATAACCCATCCGTTGGCGGCATGCCCCGAGGGGAACGACCGGTGTCCCTCAGCGCCTTGCGGAGCATACCATGCCATGAAGTTCGAATAATCAGGGAGTAAATCCCGGAACCGGATTCGGCCCCACGAGAGCTTCAGCGTATGAACGAGAAGCAGCTCACATGCGATGAGCGCCAGGGTAACCCAGACGGCTTTGTGATGCTTCAGCAGTATTTGGTGCGGTACTTGCCGGAGCAGAAGCTGAATGACGGCAGCTATCAGACTGACAATAAGCAGAATCGTCAAGGATGAAAAAAAGGAGAGCTCCATTTCCATCCATCGATGAGCCGTCAAATAGGCGATCAGGTAACCCGCCAAGATGGCGGCTGCCACGCTGAAGCCCCGCAGAACGAACCGGATCGCAGGTGAATATATTCGGGCCGTTTGACATAAAACATTTGCTCCTATAAATACGAAGAACAGGGCGGGATGCTCACCGAACGCTTCGAAAAAATAAGCCCAGCCTGATCGCGGATCTACTAACGCTTTTGAAATCTCCAGATCGGTATAAGCGAACACGATCGCGAAAAGTCCCCAGCCCACAATAAACAGACTCACATATAACATTTCTCTTGAGGTCATGGTATTCCTACTTTCAATAGCAATCTCCCATTCATTGTACACTATACGGCCATTCGGATGTATAGAGGAAAGGAAAGTAACCTCTCATAGTTCATGCAATAGAAGGAAATAGTAAAATCAATCAACCGGAGGGGAGGGGAGAGGCATCATGTCTTCAAGCCGAAATCA
This genomic window contains:
- the hprK gene encoding HPr(Ser) kinase/phosphatase, whose protein sequence is MKSVTVKDLVDRFSLEVLAGESHMHRTIPKPRAYRPGLEFVGYFEFFSHAHVQVLGRKEINYLHTLSEEERNHRIGNIVKYHPPCFVVTRNQEGLKYLLKYCEEEGIPLLRTHEPTFKFLELVDTYLAKAMAPQIAVHGVCVNVSGIGVLLRGKSGVGKSETAHTLIRRGHRLVADDIVVLQKIGPETILGTHDGKTRELLALRSIGLINVSRLYGRKAFQDETRIVLDIELTKWQEHALNNELELEPKFTEYMDIKIPHIEIQLQPGRDVAGLVEAAANNWYLRQQGYSAAEEFIKRLEKG
- a CDS encoding cold-shock protein, with the translated sequence MYFSKRGSEPPQQDETAVWTCSKEDCSCWMRDDFSFEEQPACPICASSMVRDTRMLPVLVNTYKK
- a CDS encoding acyl-ACP desaturase; protein product: MPAENYTLNVFDPKLEPYLLDLYKQHRERAASIDWSYHEYIPWEQGRSFKELPWSIEQRKLPDPIYTAVETSLLTEVNLPFFYHHLAVTFRGSLQVLQDFVHTWVSEEDQHSSLLETYLIITRNADPNELHRLRKMVVEGGFVPDFDTAMETMVYTAVQELATMVFYYNVAKAASPYDKDLARLLRRIAKDETLHFAFYRDVVKAYLGVDHNFVYYIHKAMTSFAMPGKHMPLFKDRMDTIAQDAGYGPVAYFNQVFDHLIQVWGIDQLQPSRSDAERARQDLLGYHVKLKRISERLAAKGFN
- a CDS encoding aromatic acid exporter family protein; this translates as MAFGARVLKTGIAVTLSLFLSGLFEITPSVIAAVAAIFAMQPSIYRSWRHLLEQLQTNTLGAALALMAGMFFSSEPIAIGLVCILVIMICLKMKMEETIGLTLVTVVAVMEASGQWNFALNRFLLILIGIGSASLINIMFFPPKPKEQFLNQIQSVFTKMSLLLRTAISDEIKENVFRDEKQELEKAMKSLSDKYQLFEEELKKLRRAKYSQTRNLVIYKQMLYTLHKGMEVLNAVEVHYFPATRTAETDQAFDQHMERLTKYHEHVLLKFDDKLKPESSEGCLFEEENDSFMNVLLERYVEHWEGKLRLFVVAGAMYDYGYQTGRLNKLVEQYNRGTDDKEPLEALTGWIKR
- a CDS encoding GTP pyrophosphokinase family protein, coding for MEQRLKLINQFKELFLPYKFALDYLSTTIEHINEEAMHVYDYNPIEHIKTRLKSPESVISKLQRKGLPIEFASAKQHLSDIVGVRIICSFVSDIYDLYEILRSRHDIKIIECKDYIKSPKPNGYQSLHLIVEVPILLSKGTERVLAEIQLRTLGMDFWASLEHKIFYKYNKDIPERLKRELYEAANMTVQLDAKMKAISDEVGHLSSPYAMRTVSMKQNVNRG
- a CDS encoding phosphatase PAP2 family protein, with the protein product MSLFIVGWGLFAIVFAYTDLEISKALVDPRSGWAYFFEAFGEHPALFFVFIGANVLCQTARIYSPAIRFVLRGFSVAAAILAGYLIAYLTAHRWMEMELSFFSSLTILLIVSLIAAVIQLLLRQVPHQILLKHHKAVWVTLALIACELLLVHTLKLSWGRIRFRDLLPDYSNFMAWYAPQGAEGHRSFPSGHAANGWVMLSLLFFVPLHQKRWRAAVLTFAIAWGVLTAYSRIVIGAHYASDVLFGSCLTLSLFYILHRWLYSPSQQNKPA